The Cyclobacteriaceae bacterium genome includes a region encoding these proteins:
- the kdpB gene encoding potassium-transporting ATPase subunit KdpB gives MKNSVSARLFEPSLVLDAAKQSFVKLNPAQMIRNPVMFCVEIGTLIMAGVTVYSFYNSDQGRPGYNLVLFIVLLKTLLFANFAEAIAEARGKAQADSLRKTREETPANVLVDGKIMVKSSSALRKGDVFVCEAGQLIPTDGEIIDGIATIDESAITGESAPVIRESGGDKSSVTGGTKVLSDRIRVLVTTQPGESFLDKMIALVEGASRQKTPNEIALTILLSGFTIVFLLVTVTLKPFGDYAQTPITIGALISLFVCLIPTTIGGLLSAIGIAGMDRALRANVIAKSGKAVETAGDIDVLLLDKTGTITIGNRKATNFYPVHGYDQEMFLELATLSSLADETPEGKSIVEFAASKGYRHPSAIGQKFDLQISLPGATIIKFSAETRSSGITTADGKRIRKGAFDAIKAITEKANHFVPHYAEEMVRQISSNGGTPLVVSENEKVIGVIELQDIIKPGITERFERLRKMGVKTVMVTGDNPLTAKYIAGKAGVDDYIAEAKPEDKLEYIRKEQAEGKLVAMMGDGTNDAPALAQADVGVSMNSGTQAAKEAGNMVDLDNDPTKLIEIVEIGKQLLITRGTLTTFSIANDVAKYFAIVPALFIASIPGLQAMNIMRLTSPESAILSAVIFNAIIIPLLIPLALRGVEYKPIGASALLTRNLLIYGVGGIIVPFIGIKLIDMLITPLL, from the coding sequence ATGAAGAACTCAGTATCCGCCAGACTTTTTGAGCCCAGCCTTGTGCTTGATGCAGCAAAGCAATCTTTTGTAAAGCTTAATCCGGCACAAATGATCAGAAATCCTGTGATGTTCTGTGTTGAGATAGGCACTTTAATTATGGCGGGTGTTACCGTGTACTCGTTTTACAATAGCGATCAGGGAAGACCTGGTTATAACCTGGTACTTTTTATTGTCTTATTGAAGACATTGCTCTTTGCCAATTTTGCCGAAGCAATTGCAGAGGCAAGGGGCAAGGCACAAGCTGATAGTCTTCGAAAGACAAGAGAAGAAACTCCTGCGAATGTTTTGGTGGATGGAAAGATCATGGTAAAGAGCTCATCTGCACTCAGGAAAGGAGATGTCTTTGTATGCGAAGCCGGCCAATTGATCCCAACCGATGGAGAGATCATTGACGGTATTGCCACTATCGATGAAAGTGCTATTACAGGTGAGAGTGCTCCGGTTATCAGAGAATCTGGCGGTGATAAGTCCAGTGTTACGGGCGGTACAAAAGTTCTTTCAGATAGAATCAGGGTTCTTGTTACAACGCAACCAGGAGAAAGCTTTCTCGATAAGATGATTGCCCTCGTTGAAGGTGCCAGTCGTCAGAAGACTCCCAATGAAATTGCATTGACGATCCTTCTATCAGGTTTCACCATTGTGTTTTTATTAGTCACTGTAACACTTAAACCCTTTGGTGATTATGCTCAAACACCGATTACGATAGGAGCCCTTATCTCACTTTTTGTTTGCCTGATCCCTACGACTATTGGTGGATTACTGTCTGCTATTGGCATTGCAGGAATGGATCGGGCATTACGTGCCAATGTCATTGCAAAGTCGGGCAAAGCTGTTGAGACAGCAGGTGATATTGATGTCTTATTGCTGGATAAAACCGGAACGATTACGATCGGAAACAGGAAGGCAACAAATTTTTATCCGGTACATGGATATGATCAGGAGATGTTCCTGGAGTTGGCAACACTTTCCTCACTTGCGGATGAAACGCCGGAGGGAAAATCCATTGTCGAGTTCGCGGCCAGCAAAGGCTACAGGCACCCGTCTGCAATAGGTCAGAAGTTCGATCTTCAGATAAGTTTACCCGGAGCGACCATCATCAAATTTTCTGCGGAGACAAGAAGTTCCGGCATTACAACAGCAGATGGAAAACGTATCCGAAAGGGAGCATTTGATGCAATCAAAGCGATCACGGAAAAGGCAAATCACTTTGTACCACACTATGCTGAGGAAATGGTCAGGCAAATTTCTTCCAATGGAGGAACTCCGCTGGTTGTTTCTGAAAATGAAAAGGTCATTGGAGTGATTGAGCTGCAAGACATTATTAAACCTGGTATCACTGAACGGTTTGAACGTCTGAGAAAGATGGGTGTGAAAACCGTAATGGTTACCGGTGATAATCCTTTGACAGCAAAATACATCGCTGGTAAAGCTGGAGTGGACGACTATATCGCGGAAGCAAAGCCTGAGGATAAGCTGGAATATATCCGTAAGGAGCAGGCTGAAGGGAAGCTGGTAGCCATGATGGGTGATGGTACGAACGATGCACCCGCTCTCGCACAGGCAGATGTTGGCGTTTCCATGAACAGTGGAACGCAAGCAGCCAAAGAAGCCGGTAATATGGTCGATCTCGACAATGATCCAACAAAACTTATTGAGATTGTTGAAATTGGTAAGCAACTATTGATTACAAGAGGCACACTCACAACATTTTCAATTGCAAACGATGTAGCTAAATATTTCGCTATTGTCCCGGCTCTGTTCATTGCCTCCATCCCAGGATTGCAAGCCATGAACATCATGAGACTTACAAGCCCGGAAAGTGCGATCCTTTCTGCTGTGATCTTTAATGCAATTATTATCCCGCTGCTGATTCCACTGGCATTGCGTGGAGTAGAGTATAAGCCTATTGGAGCTTCTGCGTTGCTTACCCGTAACCTCTTGATTTATGGAGTAGGGGGTATTATCGTCCCATTCATCGGGATCAAATTAATAGATATGTTGATCACACCATTATTATAA